From one Gossypium hirsutum isolate 1008001.06 chromosome D08, Gossypium_hirsutum_v2.1, whole genome shotgun sequence genomic stretch:
- the LOC107899155 gene encoding probable aldo-keto reductase 1 — protein sequence MAIEIPRVKLGTQGFEVSKLGFGCMSLTGHDHSVSDEDGIAIIKHAVERGVTHIDTADLYGPKTNEILVGKALKHLPREKVQLATKFGVESMGPDGPVINGTPEFVRSSLEASLQRLDVDYIDLYYIIRVDRNTPIEDTMEELKKLVEEGKIKYIGISEASPETIRRAHAVHPLTAVQLEWSLWTRDVEEELIPLCRELGIGIVAYSPLGHGFFAGKAKEDTSNSSLGVFPRFQGENLERNRILYSKVEKLAEKHGCTPAQLALAWVLHQGDDVSPIPGTTKIKNLDSNIESVKVKLTKEDLKEISDAIPIHEVAGGTYPDGLKQFTWKYGNTPPKKST from the exons atGGCAATTGAGATTCCTAGAGTGAAACTTGGAACTCAAGGATTTGAG GTTTCAAAGCTGGGATTTGGGTGTATGAGTCTTACAGGTCACGATCATTCAGTGTCAGATGAAGATGGCATAGCCATCATTAAGCATGCAGTCGAAAGAGGAGTCACTCACATCGATACAGCCGACTTATATGGACCCAAAACTAACGAAATTCTGGTCGGAAAG GCATTGAAGCATCTGCCACGAGAGAAGGTACAGTTGGCTACAAAATTCGGTGTTGAAAGCATGGGTCCAGATGGTCCGGTTATCAATGGCACTCCTGAATTTGTTCGTTCTTCACTTGAGGCTAGCCTTCAACGCCTTGATGTGGATTATATTGATCTTTACTATATAATCAGAGTTGACCGCAACACTCCTATTGAAGATACC ATGGAAGAACTGAAGAAGTTGGTGgaagagggaaaaataaagtacatTGGTATCTCTGAAGCTAGCCCCGAAACTATAAGGAGGGCACACGCTGTACATCCTCTTACTGCCGTACAACTTGAGTGGTCGCTCTGGACTCGTGATGTTGAGGAAGAACTAATTCCCCTTTGCAG GGAACTCGGAATTGGGATTGTTGCATATAGTCCCCTTGGTCATGGTTTCTTTGCCGGTAAAGCAAAGGAGGATACCTCTAATAGTTCTCTG gGAGTGTTCCCAAGGTTTCAAGGAGAAAACTTGGAGCGAAATAGGATCCTATATTCGAAAGTAGAGAAGTTGGCTGAAAAGCATGGATGTACACCGGCACAACTTGCACTTGCCTGGGTTCTTCATCAAGGGGATGATGTTTCTCCTATTCCCG GAACAACCAAGATTAAAAATCTAGACAGCAATATCGAATCAGTGAAAGTAAAGCTGACAAAAGAAGATTTGAAAGAAATTTCAGATGCGATCCCAATCCATGAGGTTGCAGGGGGTACTTATCCTGATGGTTTAAAGCAATTCACTTGGAAATATGGCAATACACCACCAAAGAAGAGCACCTAG